The following coding sequences are from one Geothrix sp. window:
- a CDS encoding rhomboid family intramembrane serine protease: MDAPAPEPPLRPIAAAGPEPVTKTCPACGFVQEHWAQICPKCEYLWPDPNQDPDGSQARLAQFQDQLATKAPFPTLTMGIICANVAIYLAMLLTGVHFLKPGVPDLLTWGANLGSATTSGQWWRLFTCTFLHIGLIHLLFNMYVLWDIGRFIERLIGAAGFAAVYLLAGLAGSIASMWWNPFVVSAGASGAIFGLYGCLIGYLLAGSRDIPEDVAKNLKKNALMFLGYNLVWGLTHRELDMAGHLGGLLGGLACGFVMATRFRVHGPEARPRINLQVLAFGLAILALAAALRPKTVDLQRELARFSETEIKVQASYNLALQKARSNALSDAEFAHLVETEVIRPWHSARLRLEGVHGLPEIQARLLSRIERYAETREQAWNRLSEALRLQDLEGIQQANALQADADRQAKSLRD; encoded by the coding sequence CCGCTTCGCCCCATCGCCGCCGCGGGCCCGGAGCCTGTCACCAAGACCTGTCCTGCCTGCGGGTTCGTCCAGGAGCACTGGGCCCAAATCTGCCCGAAGTGCGAGTACCTCTGGCCTGATCCCAACCAGGATCCCGATGGTTCCCAGGCCCGGCTGGCCCAGTTCCAGGACCAGCTGGCGACGAAGGCGCCCTTCCCCACGCTGACCATGGGCATCATCTGCGCGAACGTCGCCATCTATCTTGCGATGCTGCTGACCGGGGTCCATTTCCTCAAGCCGGGCGTGCCGGACCTCCTGACATGGGGCGCGAACCTTGGATCGGCCACCACCTCGGGCCAGTGGTGGCGTCTGTTCACCTGCACCTTCCTGCACATCGGCCTCATCCACCTCCTCTTCAACATGTACGTCCTCTGGGACATCGGGCGCTTCATCGAGCGTCTCATCGGCGCCGCCGGATTCGCCGCGGTCTATCTCCTGGCCGGCCTCGCGGGCAGCATCGCCTCCATGTGGTGGAATCCCTTCGTCGTGTCGGCGGGCGCGTCGGGCGCGATCTTCGGGCTTTATGGCTGCCTCATCGGGTACCTGCTGGCGGGATCCCGGGACATCCCCGAGGACGTGGCGAAGAATCTCAAAAAGAACGCCTTGATGTTCCTGGGTTACAACCTGGTCTGGGGGCTGACCCACCGTGAGCTGGACATGGCGGGCCACCTGGGTGGTCTGCTGGGGGGGCTGGCCTGTGGGTTCGTGATGGCGACGCGATTCCGCGTGCATGGCCCTGAAGCCAGGCCCCGGATCAACCTCCAGGTGCTGGCCTTCGGGCTTGCCATCCTGGCCCTCGCGGCGGCCCTGCGCCCGAAGACGGTGGACCTTCAGCGGGAGCTCGCCCGGTTTTCGGAAACTGAAATCAAGGTACAGGCCAGCTACAACCTGGCGCTCCAGAAGGCGAGGTCGAATGCCCTCTCGGATGCGGAATTCGCCCATCTCGTTGAAACGGAAGTGATCCGGCCCTGGCACTCGGCGCGCCTGCGGCTCGAGGGCGTCCATGGGCTCCCCGAGATCCAGGCCAGGCTGCTCTCCCGGATCGAGCGCTATGCCGAGACCCGTGAGCAGGCGTGGAACAGGCTTTCGGAGGCCCTTCGACTTCAAGATCTCGAGGGCATCCAACAGGCGAACGCCCTGCAGGCGGACGCCGACCGGCAGGCCAAGAGCCTGCGGGACTGA